A region of the uncultured Bacteroides sp. genome:
AAATTCAAGCAAAGATGAAAGAAAAGGGATACACTAAATAACGAGCAAGGATTCTTTCTATAATCTGTAATCTTCTAGGATTACTATTATCTTTCTGCTCCACCAAAAAAAAACTTTCAATGTGGGGTGCAATATGTATAAGTATTACTTTTACTGCAAAGCAATCTGGAAGCATTTTACAGCTTCCAGATTGCTTTCGTTTCAGACTTCATTATAAAAAATACTCTTCAGTAAACGAGACTAATAAAATTTGTCCATCAACTGCAAATTATCAATCTTGATTTTTGCCTAAGGTATATTACTTTACCCAAACATTGATTATCTCACCAATAAACATTTTGTGCATTTGCTTTCCGATCCAGCTTTCTTTTAAGCTTTTATCTGCAATAGATTCTGACTGCAGAGATTGTGCTACCATTTTACGGCACTCTATGATAAGCCATGCCTGAGAGAAAGCTTTGCTTCCTGTAGGAGTAGTGATTGGAATTAGTCCGGAACCTTTTACTTTATCAGTGTCTTTACCGGACTTGCTTCCACAATACTTCAGTGCATCCCGGTAAGCTTCCGTATAGAATGACAGTGTATAAGTATCGCTATTCTCCATAAGTTGATAAGTGTAGCGAGTAGGGTTTATAAAGCAGAAGGTAACAGGTTTTTCATATAAAAAGCCTAGTCCGCCCCAACTAGCAGTCATCATATTGAATTTATCCTTATTGCCTGCCGTTATTAGCATCCAGTCCTCAGAAAGCATTTTGATTATATTCCCTGGAATTTTATTTGGTGCAATCTGTTTGTATCCAGACATCATATTCGAAGAAGGTGTTGTTTCGGTATTTCCAGCAATGGAAGGAATTGAACTTACATCAGGTTTGCCAGCAACAGTGGGAGTTGTCTCTGCTGCTTTAGCTGCAATAGTTGTTGCTCCTATAACCGTTTGGAAATGGGCAAATATTGCATCGATAAAATCAACTGTCTTTATACGGAACTTGGCATAACCTCGTACCATTTTGGTCTTGTCTTTATTCAAAGCCTCTTTGTCAGCTATCTGTTGTTCGGCTGGTATCTTTTTGTCATTCTCATAGTCATAATATATTTTTTCAATGTCCATAGTGCATTTTCCCGGCAGGCATGTAGTTGTTATCTGATATTTAATCAGTGCTCGGTCCAGTGAAAGAGAACTGGATTTTAATACCAGATATTCTTCGCCAACCCCGGCTATTATTCCCTTTTCTTTATCAGAGTAAATCACTCTACTAGTATTGTTATTCTTTTTTAGTCGTTTTTCCATCCAAGTCATCATCTTGTCGAAAACCTGATCTTTAGAAAGATTGGACAGGTTGAATTCTTTAGAGAAAACAACTCTCCCGTTTTTCTCGGGAACGGCACCAGTTAGATAATTTTTACTATTCTCACTTTCGTTCTCTTGAGCCTGTATCATTGCGGGTAAACAGAAAATAAACAAGACTAAAAGAAATGCTAACTTTTTCATAATGGTTTTATATTAAAGGAACTAGATATTACTACTAACAATGTTTTGTATCTTGCAAACTTATATATTTTTTAGCTTTTAATGATCCAATTATGATAGAAAAATTATTTATAAACTACTTATATTGAAAACAAGGCAAGTGTTGGTTTCTGTTTTTAACAATTCAGAGCTCAAAAAAGTGTTTCTTGTTCAATTATTCTCGGGGGATATGGCGTATTTTTGTAGCAGATAGTTTTATTGTTGAATAGATAGACCATAAAATGAGAACTCAACGCTTGTTCTTTTTTCTCCTTGTTTTTGAAATTCTTCTCACTTCCTGCTCCACCACAAAGAATCTTTCGAGACGGGGGGCACAGCATGTGAATAAGTACGACTTTTATCACAAAGATATTCCGCAGGCATTCGATGGTTTTCGCATTGTTTTTATTTCCGACCTTCATTATAAGAGTGCTCTTCAGCAAGCTGGACTGATAAAACTGGTACGTCAACTGCAAACAATCAATCCCGATCTACTACTGATGGGTGGAGATTATCAGGAAGGTTGTCAGTATGTGACTGAACTTTTTGACAGACTGGCCGAAGTTCAG
Encoded here:
- a CDS encoding DUF4468 domain-containing protein, with translation MKKLAFLLVLFIFCLPAMIQAQENESENSKNYLTGAVPEKNGRVVFSKEFNLSNLSKDQVFDKMMTWMEKRLKKNNNTSRVIYSDKEKGIIAGVGEEYLVLKSSSLSLDRALIKYQITTTCLPGKCTMDIEKIYYDYENDKKIPAEQQIADKEALNKDKTKMVRGYAKFRIKTVDFIDAIFAHFQTVIGATTIAAKAAETTPTVAGKPDVSSIPSIAGNTETTPSSNMMSGYKQIAPNKIPGNIIKMLSEDWMLITAGNKDKFNMMTASWGGLGFLYEKPVTFCFINPTRYTYQLMENSDTYTLSFYTEAYRDALKYCGSKSGKDTDKVKGSGLIPITTPTGSKAFSQAWLIIECRKMVAQSLQSESIADKSLKESWIGKQMHKMFIGEIINVWVK